In the genome of Persephonella sp. KM09-Lau-8, one region contains:
- the purL gene encoding phosphoribosylformylglycinamidine synthase subunit PurL gives MDEKILSAHGLTVEEYKRIVELIGREPNEVELGIFGALWSEHCSYKSSKPFLKVFPTEAPWVLQGPGENAGVVEIDDKYAVAFKIESHNHPSYIEPFHGAATGVGGIIRDILSMGARPVCAFDSLRFGDPRKDGTRKNIKDAKPIVHGVVEGIGFYGNCIGVPTIGGEVVFDEVYAGNPLVNAFCLGILEKDKIFRARATKVGQKMVMVGSATGRDGIHGATMASAEFSEESESKRPNVQIGDPFFGKRLVECTLEVMQKGLIVGCQDFGAAGFAGSTSEFGSKSGMGVRVYLENVPLREEGMTPYEILLSESQERMLYAVDEENVEEVLKIAKSYGLEAAVIGETTDTKRMEVFYKGEKVADLPISAIVDDAPVYNRPRKEPEYLKETRAFDPNTLPEVDIKEAIEKVLSSPTIAKKEWVYRQYDHEVGINTVVKPGSDAAVLRIKWAVKPEINSEKAVAISSDGNGRWVYLDPYEGGKRVVVEAVRNVYISGAKPLAITDCLNWGNPENPEIMWQFEQATKGMADACRQLNTPVISGNVSLYNETVLPDKRINVYPTPTVVAVGVLDRPEDAIPSFYQEEGDVIVLIGEVDKQPTVNGSEYLKEVHGIVSGAIPPVDIETEKRLMEFIHSNREKIKSAHDVSDGGLITAILEPAFAEEKTFGLDIEIDTEYRPDFELFDEMRSIVVISAAEEDIPHLKAKAKEIGIGFKVIGKVKKEPELNLKVGNVSITEDINNLRSLWETSLSKIL, from the coding sequence ATGGACGAAAAAATCCTTTCTGCCCATGGATTAACTGTTGAGGAATACAAAAGAATTGTTGAGCTTATAGGTAGAGAGCCTAACGAGGTTGAGCTTGGAATATTCGGAGCTTTATGGAGTGAACACTGCTCTTATAAATCATCAAAACCATTTTTAAAAGTCTTCCCAACAGAAGCACCATGGGTTCTGCAGGGTCCCGGTGAAAACGCCGGAGTTGTAGAAATAGATGATAAATATGCAGTTGCATTCAAGATAGAAAGTCATAACCATCCATCTTATATAGAGCCTTTCCATGGAGCTGCAACAGGAGTTGGTGGAATTATAAGGGATATTCTCTCAATGGGTGCAAGACCTGTCTGTGCTTTTGATAGTCTCAGATTTGGCGACCCAAGAAAAGATGGAACAAGAAAAAATATAAAAGATGCAAAACCTATTGTCCATGGAGTTGTTGAAGGAATTGGGTTTTATGGAAACTGTATAGGTGTTCCAACCATTGGCGGTGAGGTTGTTTTTGATGAGGTTTATGCAGGAAATCCTCTGGTAAATGCATTTTGTCTCGGAATACTTGAAAAAGACAAAATTTTTAGGGCAAGAGCCACAAAAGTTGGTCAAAAGATGGTTATGGTAGGCTCCGCCACAGGTAGAGATGGAATACATGGAGCCACAATGGCGTCTGCAGAGTTTTCTGAAGAATCAGAAAGCAAAAGACCAAATGTCCAGATAGGAGACCCATTTTTTGGAAAAAGACTTGTAGAATGCACCCTTGAAGTAATGCAAAAAGGTCTGATTGTTGGTTGTCAGGACTTTGGAGCCGCAGGATTTGCAGGTTCAACTTCAGAGTTTGGCTCAAAATCAGGAATGGGTGTAAGGGTATATCTTGAAAATGTTCCCCTCAGGGAAGAAGGAATGACCCCTTACGAGATACTCCTTTCTGAATCACAGGAAAGAATGCTTTATGCTGTAGATGAGGAAAATGTTGAAGAGGTGTTGAAAATTGCCAAATCTTACGGACTTGAAGCGGCAGTAATAGGAGAAACAACAGACACAAAAAGAATGGAAGTTTTCTATAAAGGTGAAAAAGTTGCAGACCTGCCTATATCTGCAATAGTTGATGATGCACCTGTTTATAACAGACCAAGAAAAGAGCCTGAATATCTAAAAGAAACAAGAGCGTTTGACCCGAATACCCTTCCAGAAGTTGATATAAAGGAAGCCATAGAAAAAGTTTTATCCTCTCCAACTATTGCCAAAAAGGAATGGGTTTACAGGCAGTATGACCATGAAGTTGGTATAAACACAGTGGTTAAGCCAGGAAGTGATGCAGCTGTTTTAAGAATAAAATGGGCTGTAAAACCTGAAATCAATAGCGAAAAAGCAGTGGCAATATCCTCCGACGGTAACGGTAGATGGGTTTATCTTGACCCTTATGAAGGTGGCAAAAGGGTTGTTGTTGAAGCAGTTAGGAATGTTTATATATCCGGAGCAAAACCACTTGCCATAACAGACTGTTTAAACTGGGGAAATCCTGAAAATCCAGAAATAATGTGGCAGTTTGAACAGGCAACGAAAGGAATGGCAGATGCCTGCAGACAGCTAAATACACCTGTTATCAGCGGTAATGTATCCCTGTATAACGAAACAGTCCTACCAGACAAAAGAATAAATGTTTATCCTACTCCAACAGTGGTTGCCGTCGGTGTTTTAGACAGGCCTGAAGATGCAATTCCATCTTTTTATCAGGAAGAAGGAGATGTTATTGTTCTAATTGGAGAGGTTGATAAACAGCCTACAGTAAATGGCAGTGAATATCTCAAAGAGGTCCACGGAATAGTATCTGGGGCAATTCCACCTGTGGATATAGAAACAGAAAAGAGACTTATGGAATTTATCCATTCAAACAGGGAAAAGATAAAATCTGCCCATGATGTATCAGACGGCGGGCTTATCACAGCAATTTTAGAGCCTGCATTTGCAGAAGAAAAAACATTTGGACTTGATATTGAGATAGATACAGAGTATAGACCGGATTTTGAGCTGTTTGATGAGATGAGAAGTATCGTTGTGATATCTGCCGCTGAAGAGGATATTCCTCATCTAAAGGCAAAAGCAAAAGAAATAGGCATTGGATTTAAAGTTATTGGAAAAGTCAAAAAAGAGCCTGAACTCAACCTCAAAGTCGGAAATGTTTCCATAACAGAAGATATAAACAACCTCAGAAGCCTATGGGAAACCAGCCTATCTAAAATTTTATAA
- a CDS encoding DUF302 domain-containing protein codes for MSKRSLIAGVIIGFVIGVFAFPLMVKFSFKEMMFKQVVSPYPFEKTVQLIADRINKQPGWHVVDIIDQRKEIIKYGGEDVGNVKIIKFCNAKYAAEMLKDDDRKYMAVKMPLSIAVVEKSNGKVVIALMNGYLNSRMFAGTKEGEIMEKVVRDIEQILGFVHFRFTIFD; via the coding sequence ATGAGCAAAAGAAGTCTGATAGCAGGAGTTATAATTGGCTTTGTGATAGGTGTTTTTGCATTTCCTTTAATGGTTAAGTTTTCTTTTAAAGAGATGATGTTCAAACAGGTTGTCAGTCCATATCCCTTTGAAAAGACAGTTCAATTAATTGCAGACAGGATTAATAAACAGCCTGGATGGCATGTGGTTGACATAATTGACCAGAGAAAAGAAATAATCAAATACGGCGGGGAAGATGTAGGAAATGTAAAAATAATAAAGTTCTGTAATGCAAAGTATGCAGCAGAAATGCTGAAAGATGACGACAGGAAATATATGGCAGTAAAAATGCCTTTAAGTATTGCTGTTGTAGAAAAAAGTAATGGAAAGGTTGTTATAGCTCTGATGAATGGATATCTAAACTCCAGAATGTTTGCAGGAACAAAAGAAGGCGAAATTATGGAAAAAGTTGTAAGGGATATTGAGCAGATTTTAGGATTTGTCCATTTCAGATTTACAATATTTGATTAA
- a CDS encoding SLAC1 anion channel family protein, with protein sequence MENKRERSLRGFPVQLFAVIMGISGLTIAYAKAFHYFGIPRFIYEALLVIDTALFFLIFTTYMIKWVKYPDAIKKEFNHPIKSSFAAAISISFLLISISFYDFAPTVAVSYWYIGAPLHLYFTYKTLKFWIFNEFQINHISPAWFIPIVGNVLVPVVGVDVMPEELSIFYFALGIFFWIVLFTIIVYRMIFHHPMPKRLLPTFFILIAPPAVGFISYFRITFGSIDIFGLSLYFIALFTFILMLIMMNVFLKLEFFISWWAYTFPMAAITIATMLLYMAYRNDIAYISSIIFLIITTIIVGIVAYKTIEAALQGKICVEEE encoded by the coding sequence ATGGAAAATAAAAGGGAACGGAGCTTAAGAGGTTTCCCTGTTCAACTTTTTGCTGTAATAATGGGTATCTCTGGTCTGACCATAGCCTATGCAAAAGCCTTCCATTACTTTGGTATCCCAAGATTTATTTATGAAGCTCTACTTGTTATAGATACTGCTTTGTTTTTCCTGATATTTACCACCTATATGATTAAATGGGTTAAATATCCTGATGCCATAAAAAAGGAATTTAACCACCCAATTAAAAGTTCTTTTGCTGCTGCAATATCTATCAGCTTTCTGCTGATTTCTATAAGTTTTTATGATTTTGCCCCGACAGTAGCAGTTTCTTACTGGTATATCGGTGCTCCTTTACATCTATACTTTACATACAAAACATTAAAATTCTGGATTTTTAATGAATTTCAGATAAACCATATATCACCTGCATGGTTTATTCCTATTGTTGGTAATGTTCTTGTTCCAGTTGTTGGTGTTGATGTTATGCCAGAAGAGTTATCTATATTCTACTTTGCTCTGGGTATATTTTTCTGGATTGTGTTGTTTACTATTATTGTGTATAGAATGATTTTTCACCATCCAATGCCTAAAAGACTTTTACCTACATTCTTTATACTGATTGCTCCTCCTGCTGTTGGATTTATCAGCTACTTTAGAATAACCTTTGGAAGTATAGATATTTTTGGACTGTCTTTATATTTTATCGCTCTTTTTACCTTTATTCTTATGCTTATTATGATGAATGTATTTTTGAAACTTGAGTTCTTTATTTCATGGTGGGCTTATACATTCCCTATGGCTGCCATAACAATAGCCACTATGCTGCTGTATATGGCTTATAGAAATGATATTGCTTATATAAGTTCAATAATTTTCCTGATTATCACAACTATAATTGTAGGTATAGTCGCATATAAAACAATTGAAGCAGCTTTACAGGGAAAAATATGTGTAGAAGAGGAGTAA
- a CDS encoding class I SAM-dependent methyltransferase, translating into MYKSCSCKSKFNAVFMKNLEWYLDYVYDGYKKGLFSKIGKNVLEIGAGTGINLKYYRPGINLTVIEPSREMLDYFLEKAKKYPLNIHVKQGFAEELPFENESFDAVVSTLVLCSIKSPQKAMEEIKRVLKKDGYFIFIEHVKAPENTITNKVQRFVQPVWKWTFEGCDVQRDTGKLIEAYFPEVQYKTIRFNSPFIPVNYHIIGYAKKSQS; encoded by the coding sequence ATGTATAAATCCTGCAGCTGTAAAAGCAAATTCAATGCAGTTTTTATGAAAAATCTGGAATGGTATCTGGACTATGTTTATGACGGGTATAAAAAAGGTTTATTTTCAAAAATAGGGAAAAATGTTCTGGAAATTGGAGCAGGAACAGGTATAAATCTGAAGTATTATAGACCTGGAATAAATCTGACAGTAATAGAACCTTCCCGTGAAATGCTTGATTACTTTTTAGAAAAAGCAAAGAAGTATCCTTTGAATATCCATGTAAAGCAAGGTTTTGCAGAAGAATTGCCGTTTGAGAATGAAAGTTTTGATGCAGTGGTTTCTACACTTGTTTTATGTAGCATTAAATCTCCCCAAAAAGCCATGGAAGAAATAAAAAGAGTCCTCAAAAAAGATGGATATTTTATTTTTATTGAGCATGTGAAAGCTCCTGAAAACACAATTACCAATAAAGTTCAGAGATTTGTCCAGCCTGTCTGGAAATGGACTTTTGAAGGTTGCGACGTCCAGAGAGACACAGGGAAACTTATAGAAGCTTATTTTCCAGAAGTTCAATACAAAACCATCCGATTTAATAGTCCTTTTATCCCAGTAAACTACCATATAATAGGGTATGCCAAAAAAAGCCAGTCCTGA